AATTAGAGTATGAGAAAAATCCTAGCAGGATTAAAGATTCAATTGACGAATAAACGACGCCGTACGCTACGGCTCGATTGGCCCATTGTGTTCCTTTTCGTTTGAACATCAGTGACAATCAGGCACAAAGAGTGAGCGATACCAAGGGAAAAAGTGCATTTGATTTTCTCTAgagagtaaaataaaaacgtgaGAATATCTTTGGTCGTATCGCGCGAGAGTCCTTTGATAAACGCTCAATTTTGATTTCGTTTGCATTTAGCCCGTGCAATTAAGCTTGACCTCTCAgtttttcgttaaaacaatattatcgGACGCGGCTCGCAGTGCATATCTGGTATTCCTTATAAGACGTGTGTCGAGAAAGTGTGGAAAACCCCAATAATGATATGAAACGGATAGTGTGTTATCCATTTCGTGATTCCCGCGAATCTACATGCGGAGATACATTGTACAAAGTCTTATTAAGATTAGAATCCCCAGATATCAGAGCGAAACCCAGCTCGCTCTCGTGATTATTCGGTACTCCCGATTCGATGATCAAAATCAAATGCCCTCTTTCATCTCACATCGCGGAGGAtttgataatatatcattaatgTATGCCGCTACATAGACCGGCACTACGCCTTCCCGAACACACACTTTCCTGCTCGTTTCTTATtcgttttattctttttttttctttcgttctccTTAATAATCCTTAATATATATTCCTTTTGTCTCCTGACAACACCCTATTCCCCATCTAGGAAAACTCTTGGCTTTttttaaaaggaaaaattgcaaaagggTTTTAGCGTTTGACGTAATTGTCCACCTTCCGGTTTTCTCGCGTTCTAGTAGCAAGACTTGGTACCGAATAAAAAGCTGagctttaaattaaattcgcaatctttattctttatatatatatatatttgttaaaattatctGTTTTGTGATTTCACGCACGTAAACTTGACTTTTCATTCGAATCATTATACATTTAGTTTCATTTGGTTTAATCGACGAATCTTGATTCTATAAGGgaaaagataaagagagaagaaagagagagagagagagtgtgagaaagagagagagaaaagatagataaaaataatcgttGGTCAAATAATCAGTCAAATAATTGACACAgaatcgttcgttcgttcgctcgttcgctcgctcactcgcgcgCACATCGAGGTTTCTTTTCCTTATGAATACGCGCCACAAAGAAAGGAATTCGCCCGAAACCTACTTTTGGGTCCGAAGACGATAACATAAGACTAGAGTTCAACAATACATGCGGTTTTTAATCGCCATACAAACGCATCTAATggagtataaaaatataaacaccTAAAAGTGAAAAGCGGGACGTCGCGTCGTAAGGAAGTGATCGCGTTTGCGCGTGTGTTGTGCAAGTATACCGAGAATTTGGAATGACACATCTGAATTTTTCCTGTGATATATATTCGCAGATAAGATAGTTATAATCCAGTTGAGAAGCGAATTATCAGGTTACATTTCGTTATTGTTTTTCCACATTATTATTCCTTCTCGCGACATTCGGAGGAACGCTGGGAACGTTTAGAAAACATTTCGCTGATTGCTTTAAAAAATTCCGAAAAAATTTTGCTTTACTCTTTTGTATTTTCTAAGTAATtcaaaaagtattatacaatGTGACTCCTCAAGcaaaattgcattaaattgcCTTTAGCAGCGGGACTAGGTAACGGATCCCAGCGTTGTCCGAGCCATCGATGGACCAATGAAACTTTCTACCGCGTATTTGCCTCGACGAACGGTGCAGCAATGAAGCACAACTATTCCGACAGATCTCCCGTTTCTGCTTTCGTCGCGGCGGATTCTAGTTCTATATAACGAGAAATAGTATCCGGAAACGAAAATAATCTGAGACTATTCCGCGATTCTCAGGattatttcagaattatcgcgtattttccgGGAGTTGTGGTACTTCTAGAAAATTCTGAGAAAATATTATCTCCAAAAACAGGATTATTCTCAGAAGATTCTAAAAATAGTCTGAGATAATGTTTTCTTACCTCGTCCTCGCATCCTTAACGGTTACACGGTTCTTGAAACTGAATCGTACATCGATACGACAGAGTCACGCTTATAAATCTATTCGTTTGTCTTCTGCTTCATCCTCCTCTTCTATCTTTAACTATCCACTCGCTCGTGTATACACTATAGAttttctctctatatatatatcgatggAGATGCATGTACATCCTTACATTTTTTGTGTACATCTGCACttgcgtgtatatatatatataatatgtataataacgaACAAcattaatgattttatatatatatatatatatatgctcaTTAGGCTACTCTTTAATTggacaataaataaaatagtctATGTATATAGCGTACATTCTCGTTTTCCACAGGCCGTAGGTGTCCCTCACAGATAATCGTATCCCGATTCTTACGATTTCGGTCGTCATAATGTAAAACACTTAAAAGTAGACGAATAGGAAATCATGGTCGTATGAGGATCCTCCCGCAAGAAAATTCAATCAAGAAGAACTCAGTTCAATTGGAAATCGTATCTAATACCTCCTGAATAATTGGCTTGTTCGAGCTGGCGTGCTCGTTCGAATTGACTACTTTTAATTACACGCAGGAACAGATCTCGTTTACGAAAATGTCGTGCGATCTACGATCATCCTCACGTCTTGCTTCGCGAAACGTACTTTTTAGATCGGATGCATCCTCGACTCACGTTATTAAACGACGCCGATTAATTAATGCTTCTGCGTTAGAAAATTGGAGACCTCTTCTCGGAAAAATCGTGTTATTAGTTTCCCGCGTTGCGATACGATAGCGATTTCACGGATACTTCTGAGTTAATCGGTTCTTTAgtagaaattgtaaattcttTCGCTCGAGTCTTAGCTGTTGCAGCAGAACAAGTTCTCGGGCCACCAGCCACGGAGGCCAAGCTTCTTTTCGGAGGGATCCTCGACCACCAGAACGTATCACTTGATTTCCTCCCTGCTGGGCGACCTTGGCGGATGCGGCGACAACGGCGTCTCGTTCGGGTGCCTCTTCGGTCGGAAGCTGGCCGTCAACGAAGATATCCAACCGCTTTGTGAGCCCTGGTCGTGCAGGGAGTCGCTGTTACTGTTGCTGCGAGTGCTGTCGATACTCATACCGGACTTGAAACGCGAAAACAGACCGGGCGACGATTTTTTCGACGTAGCGGGTGAAGAGTACACGGTCGGGTGCTTCTTTCGTGACTTGCACACCTCCTTGCACAGCATTGAGTCCAGACTACCGGTGTGCGGGCGCTCCTCCCCCTTGCTGGCATCCAGCGAGCCTAGTACAGCGGCAGCCTCCGCCTGCTTCGCCATCTTGGAAATATCTTCCATGCTGGCCGAGCTTCTCCTAATCTCCACCTTGCCGAGGTCCTCCTCATCGTCGCAGACGCTGTCGTCGGGATTAACGATGATCTCGGGCTGCTGTTGCTTCTTCGGGCGCACGTTGAGCTCCCGGAATTCGATATCCAGCGCGTGTCGGCTCTTCCCCTCCTTCATACTTTGCGATTTGCCTTCGGGATTCGACAGGTTTCTGCGGTGTTTGGACGTAGAGCCGTCAGCAGCCGCCGGCAGTGCTTCCAGAGAAGTAGATGATCTCTTCTCCTTGGCGAAAACCGTCCTCCAGCTCTTGTTCTTACAGTGGTCGGTGGATTTGCGAACCTTCGGCAGGGTCATTGCTCGTTTGTCCACTGATGACAGCTCCACTACAGTCGCAATCGCTTTACCGCCGTCCTTAAGGGGCTTGACGAGATTGCAACGCTTGCAGATGAACAAAGAGTTGTTGTGCCTCGACGTGGTAGTCGTGGCCGAACCGCTGCTCACCGAGTTACTCTTGCTGAGCATCTTCGATGCGTGCTTCGGTTTCGGGCTATGCGAGTCCTTCGAATCGAAGCTGATGCTCAGGCGGTCGGTGATATTCCTCAACCGCGAGAACAGGGACTTGTGATTGTTCGGCCCGGTCTTGTCTTCGCAGCAGCATCGCACACCGATCGACTCTCGACTGCTGTGCGTGTCCCTGCGGCTCGGTCTGCTCTCCTGATCGTTCTCGATCACGCAACTGGTCTTCCTGAGGTTGTTCTTCGGCTGCTGCGGACGGGTCTCCACCGCGACAACGTTGCCATTTCCTTCGGGTAGCCTGGTCTCGATCTTGATGTCTAAAAAAGGCGCCTCGTCCCTCTTCATCTCCTCAAGGATCCGCATGCCCTCGGCGGACCTCGCGCTCACCGGCGAACTCAGGTCGCTGCCAAGGTTCTCGCCTTTGCTGCGTCTCCTCTCGCGCTCGTGATCCCGCACGGCCTTGGCCAGGTCATGATTGTGATAATCCAACGAGGACTTTTCTCGGCTGCCCTTCCGGCTGCCGGGGTAACTCTTCCGGCCAGAGGTCGGCCCGGCCAGCGTGCCTTCCGTAGAGATCTTAAACTTGAGTGTCTTCTCGCTGATTTCCACCTCCGTAGCGGTTTCCGGATCGGAACTCTCAATGTTGTCCGCCTCCTCCATCGTCAGGTTTTCCGTGATGTCGTCATCAGTGGAGCGCGAGCGTGAGTGGATCGTCCCGGCAGATCTCTTCGAACGCATGCTATGTGACGACGTGGACTTAATGAACACGGACGTGCCGGTGCCGCCGATCGGCGCGTTAGCCGGAGCCGACTCTCCAACATCCACTACACTCTTCCGATGGTGACGCTCGTCCTTGGCTGCCTCGTTCAGCCGACGATAGTACTCCAGAGCTTCCTTGACCGGTTGAACTATTAGATCCT
The Ooceraea biroi isolate clonal line C1 chromosome 4, Obir_v5.4, whole genome shotgun sequence genome window above contains:
- the LOC105275903 gene encoding uncharacterized protein LOC105275903 yields the protein MDHEARNGTGSDNNEEYTNIYFIVGDRRETATYKANQVTDMELKELFRTAAEAGPLDIVKLRKGDKLLNISTHLPANTPDTPYVLQIVGAHPASSGVIEAEVLWALERRVAALERQLREHQEALYATPSLALRELKRQVDSFKNKLENNDQLSWLSFYKQLAEPIYMDSCRRLQYRRKSDSMKRKVREKFLNICDVTVSSSVREWLRSPAFDARQWEDEELLLMLQTMFVELDLPQKFNIPLPILRNFLYEVYNNYNEVPFHNFRHCFCVAQMMYAIAWAVDLPSKIGDLEVLVLIVSCICHDLDHPGYNNIYQINARTELALRYNDISPLENHHCSVAFRVLEAPECNILASLDNPTYRIVREGIIRCILATDMARHNEILGQFTDITPEFDYTSKAHINLLSMILIKVADISNEARPMEVAEPWLDRLLQEFFKQSDAEKLEGLPVTPFMDRDKVTKPSSQVSFIGLVLLPLFEALGELLPELQDLIVQPVKEALEYYRRLNEAAKDERHHRKSVVDVGESAPANAPIGGTGTSVFIKSTSSHSMRSKRSAGTIHSRSRSTDDDITENLTMEEADNIESSDPETATEVEISEKTLKFKISTEGTLAGPTSGRKSYPGSRKGSREKSSLDYHNHDLAKAVRDHERERRRSKGENLGSDLSSPVSARSAEGMRILEEMKRDEAPFLDIKIETRLPEGNGNVVAVETRPQQPKNNLRKTSCVIENDQESRPSRRDTHSSRESIGVRCCCEDKTGPNNHKSLFSRLRNITDRLSISFDSKDSHSPKPKHASKMLSKSNSVSSGSATTTTSRHNNSLFICKRCNLVKPLKDGGKAIATVVELSSVDKRAMTLPKVRKSTDHCKNKSWRTVFAKEKRSSTSLEALPAAADGSTSKHRRNLSNPEGKSQSMKEGKSRHALDIEFRELNVRPKKQQQPEIIVNPDDSVCDDEEDLGKVEIRRSSASMEDISKMAKQAEAAAVLGSLDASKGEERPHTGSLDSMLCKEVCKSRKKHPTVYSSPATSKKSSPGLFSRFKSGMSIDSTRSNSNSDSLHDQGSQSGWISSLTASFRPKRHPNETPLSPHPPRSPSREEIK